The Chiloscyllium punctatum isolate Juve2018m chromosome 28, sChiPun1.3, whole genome shotgun sequence genome includes a region encoding these proteins:
- the LOC140454049 gene encoding LOW QUALITY PROTEIN: thioredoxin-interacting protein-like (The sequence of the model RefSeq protein was modified relative to this genomic sequence to represent the inferred CDS: inserted 2 bases in 2 codons) — protein MVVNKKLLPTFELVFSSDRAYTAGDKVAGRVRLQTAQXLRVTAVRVVALGYAXAQLVKGSQPLRQQQEYLRYEETLLPDGENRTADVDGSMFLQPGKMYEYSFTFQVPEGPLPPSFKGKYGGVCYLITAYVDREKQLPLEITKNFDVVEPIDVNTPTLLCPVVGSNKKKVTCFFLSDGYVCIAAKIDRKGYCQGDQICINAQFQNNCSRIVVPKAAILAKQTYKVSGNTKVVKEKLNSVRGNHIISGMSESWCGKCLQIPTVKPSISSQIIRLEYSLLVYVHIPGSKKLVLELPLVIGTIPYNGMNSRTSSTASNCSSVSSSSMSWPHMEFPEQAPATPFDVSSGSHRLECPTTPLLDDFDGLPESPIFMKSTVFSYGSSPVSSEVDENGNCECMVE, from the exons ATGGTGGTCAACAAGAAACTGCTCCCCACTTTCGAGCTGGTCTTTAGCTCTGACCGCGCCTACACCGCCGGCGATAAGGTGGCCGGACGGGTCCGGCTGCAGACCGCCC CGCTGAGGGTCACCGCCGTGCGGGTCGTCGCCCTGGGCTACG GGGCCCAGCTCGTCAAGGGCTCGCAGCCCCTGCGCCAGCAGCAGGAGTACCTGCGTTACGAGGAGACCCTGCTGCCCGACGGAGAGAACCGGACGGCAG ATGTGGACGGATCTATGTTCCTGCAGCCTGGCAAAATGTACGAGTACAGTTTCACCTTCCAGGTGCCTGAAGG GCCCTTGCCCCCCTCGTTCAAAGGCAAGTACGGTGGGGTCTGCTACCTCATCACAGCATATGTTGATCGGGAGAAGCAGCTACCCCTGGAAATCACAAAGAACTTTGATGTGGTCGAGCCCATCGATGTCAACACTCCAACCTTACTG TGCCCGGTTGTCGGGTCCAATAAGAAGAAAGTGACTTGTTTCTTCCTGTCCGATGGTTACGTGTGCATTGCTGCAAAGATTGACCGGAAGGGATACTGTCAAG GTGACCAGATCTGCATCAATGCCCAGTTCCAGAACAATTGCTCCCGCATCGTAGTGCCCAAGGCAGCCATTTTGGCCAAGCAGACCTACAAGGTGAGCGGCAACACCAAGGTCGTCAAGGAGAAGCTCAACAGCGTCCGGGGCAACCACATCATCTCGGGGATGTCAGAGTCCTGGTGTGGCAAGTGCCTGCAGATCCCCACCGTGAAACCGTCAATCAGCTCTCAAATCATCCGCTTGGAGTACTCGCTACTG GTTTACGTCCACATTCCTGGCAGCAAGAAGCTGGTGCTGGAGCTCCCTCTGGTCATTGGCACCATCCCATACAATGGCATGAACAGCCGGACGTCCAGCACTGCCAGCAACTGCAGCAGTGTGAGCAGCAGCAGCATGAGCTGGCCCCACATGGAGTTCCCAGAGCAGGCACCAG cCACTCCTTTCGACGTGAGCTCCGGGAGTCACCGTCTGGAATGCCCCACCACTCCCTTGTTGGATGATTTTGACGGCCTGCCAGAGAGTCCCATCTTCATGAAGTCCACCGTGTTCAGCTACGGGTCGTCGCCGGTCAGCTCAGAG GTGGACGAGAATGGGAACTGTGAGTGCATGGTCGAGTGA